One region of Syngnathus scovelli strain Florida chromosome 15, RoL_Ssco_1.2, whole genome shotgun sequence genomic DNA includes:
- the txndc15 gene encoding thioredoxin domain-containing protein 15 — MSGTVSASLRLCCVSLILVLSFWPVTSHEHDESMPSEEESAATLQSEGIPDFVEGEEPRFLKRQFKTAEMADAVMGSETPIDPFDMESLYPMKVKDFQSGFSPPCDDGADCLTAGAEDGDSETSQQVALEMVHAHGAEEKNAEATKTFKVNCEQKNISSVEALSVNVLNASQDLMEFLNVNGSECSMVLFFTAWCQFSAGLAPHFNALPRVFPAVRFLALDASQHSSLSTRFGTVAVPNILLFQGAKPMARFNHTERTLETLASFITNQTGLEAGPERNVTDADRLGPLAGVPVKGVDWLLVFSVLFIAGFTTYGILRTDGIRWLIPGHEHEHQD; from the exons ATGTCGGGGACTGTTTCGGCGAGTCTTAGATTATGTTGTGTTTCATTAATTTTGGTATTGAGCTTCTGGCCGGTGACATCCCACG AGCACGATGAGTCGATGCCATCCGAAGAGGAATCGGCTGCAACGTTGCAGTCTGAGGGCATCCCTGACTTTGTGGAGGGCGAAGAGCCAAGGTTCCTCAAGCGTCAGTTCAAAACGGCCGAGATGGCAGACGCCGTGATGGGCAGCGAGACCCCCATCGACCCGTTCGATATGGAGTCTCTCTACCCCATGAAGGTCAAAGACTTCCAGTCGGGTTTTTCGCCACCGTGCGACGATGGCGCAGACTGCCTCACAGCGGGCGCCGAGGACGGGGACTCCGAGACGTCCCAGCAG GTCGCGTTGGAAATGGTCCATGCTCACGGCGCTGAGGAAAAGAACGCGGAGGCCACGAAGACCTTCAAGGTCAACTGCGAGCAGAAGAACATCAGCAGCGTGGAAGCCTTGAGCGTTAATGTCCTCAACGCGTCGCAG GACCTGATGGAGTTTCTGAACGTCAACGGCAGCGAGTGCTCCATGGTGCTTTTCTTCACGGCTTGGTGCCAGTTCTCGGCCGGCCTGGCGCCGCACTTCAACGCCCTGCCTCGGGTCTTTCCGGCCGTGCGCTTCCTGGCCCTGGACGCCTCGCAGCACAGCAG cctgTCAACACGATTCGGGACGGTGGCGGTTCCCAACATCCTCCTCTTCCAAGGAGCCAAACCCATGGCTCGCTTCAACCACACCGAGAGAACCCTGGAAACGCTGGCCTCCTTCATCACCAACCAGACGG GcttggaggccgggccggagagGAACGTGACGGACGCCGACCGCCTGGGCCCCCTTGCCGGCGTGCCAGTCAAGGGCGTGGACTGGCTGCTGGTCTTCTCCGTGCTCTTCATCGCCGGATTCACCACCTACGGGATCCTACGCACTGACGGCATCCGCTGGCTCATCCCGGGACATGAGCACGAACATCAGGACTGA
- the c15h5orf24 gene encoding UPF0461 protein C5orf24 homolog, giving the protein MMRQVTSGDFCMSARPSCLAEDARHPAAHFDLCSTQPNKFYTPPPPPSSVQMTLGPMASPVGPGLKPMACPRQDVLGPAKLPDGKSGDPAAAEDSSKKKSKGAGKTGRRGRPLGTTKLAGYRTSTGRPLGTTRAAGFKTSPGRPLGTTRAAGYKVSPGRPPGSIKGLSRLNKLPFGGPCSGAAFPYPLAHKEILCEASCKDKTDAE; this is encoded by the coding sequence ATGATGCGCCAGGTGACGAGCGGCGACTTCTGCATGAGCGCCCGGCCGTCGTGCCTGGCCGAGGACGCCCGCCACCCCGCCGCGCACTTTGACCTGTGCTCCACGCAGCCCAACAAGTTCTACACGCCTCCTCCACCACCTTCATCCGTCCAAATGACTCTTGGCCCGATGGCGTCGCCTGTTGGCCCCGGGCTTAAGCCTATGGCGTGCCCCCGACAAGACGTCCTGGGCCCCGCCAAGCTCCCTGACGGCAAAAGCGGCGATCCGGCGGCGGCGGAAGACAGCAGTAAGAAAAAGAGCAAAGGCGCCGGCAAGACGgggcggcgcgggcgcccgctgGGCACCACCAAGCTGGCCGGATACCGGACCAGCACCGGCCGCCCGTTGGGCACCACTCGCGCCGCCGGCTTCAAAACCAGCCCCGGGAGGCCGCTGGGCACCACCCGGGCGGCGGGCTACAAGGTGAGCCCCGGTCGGCCCCCCGGCAGCATCAAGGGCCTCTCCCGCCTCAACAAACTGCCATTCGGCGGGCCCTGCAGCGGGGCCGCCTTCCCGTACCCACTCGCGCACAAGGAGATCCTCTGCGAAGCCTCCTGCAAGGACAAGACCGATGCCGAGTGA